In Oligoflexus sp., a single window of DNA contains:
- a CDS encoding pilus assembly protein PilP, whose protein sequence is MMRWLRPVLLLLLLPSASGFAADPVEARKLAQGAAPANGKAGKKKKQAERLDLNQIDLEQVEEEWDSTPTKSTVDMGNSVKIREIVEPSGEYTYASFGRPDPFMAPAALMDPGANAGATPAFTPEGSEIKIVSPLQRYPLSDLNVKGVWQLSSGETRAVILTPKGEGVVVKEGDPISSGKVLSIKREQLTVRLYRLRADGVREYEDVGMKIGGAPDANQGVIKLDPGKDPVFVNPEANSKPAPLSKALENPVMPASPVAIPAGAGAGMVVPGIVVPAGAAAAIGGAVPAQPAPPVEKGLDPVVPRAPK, encoded by the coding sequence ATGATGCGTTGGTTGCGCCCAGTTCTTTTACTCCTGCTGCTTCCGTCGGCAAGCGGATTCGCGGCCGATCCCGTGGAGGCCAGAAAACTGGCTCAGGGCGCTGCGCCAGCCAATGGCAAAGCGGGCAAAAAGAAAAAGCAGGCCGAACGTCTGGACTTGAATCAGATCGATCTGGAGCAGGTGGAAGAGGAGTGGGACAGTACGCCCACCAAATCCACCGTGGACATGGGCAATTCCGTCAAGATCCGCGAGATCGTCGAGCCCTCGGGTGAATACACCTATGCCTCCTTCGGAAGGCCCGATCCTTTCATGGCGCCAGCGGCCCTTATGGATCCCGGTGCCAATGCGGGCGCGACACCTGCCTTCACTCCCGAGGGCAGCGAAATCAAAATCGTCAGTCCCCTTCAGCGCTATCCGCTGAGCGATTTGAATGTCAAGGGCGTGTGGCAGCTTTCGAGCGGAGAAACACGGGCTGTGATCCTGACACCGAAGGGTGAAGGCGTGGTCGTGAAAGAGGGCGATCCGATTTCGTCGGGCAAGGTCTTGAGCATCAAACGCGAGCAGCTGACCGTGCGCCTCTATCGTTTGCGAGCGGATGGCGTTCGTGAATATGAAGATGTCGGTATGAAAATCGGTGGAGCGCCGGATGCGAATCAAGGCGTCATTAAACTGGATCCCGGCAAGGACCCGGTTTTTGTGAATCCCGAAGCGAACAGTAAACCCGCGCCCTTAAGCAAGGCGCTGGAAAATCCCGTAATGCCCGCATCGCCGGTCGCGATACCGGCCGGGGCGGGGGCAGGCATGGTGGTTCCTGGAATCGTGGTTCCAGCAGGTGCTGCCGCGGCCATCGGTGGTGCGGTCCCAGCGCAGCCAGCGCCACCCGTTGAAAAAGGACTCGACCCAGTCGTTCCACGCGCTCCGAAATAA